CGCACCTGGCTCACCTTGCCGCTGAATTTTTCCCCAGGGAAAGCATCGACAACCACCTCGGCTTTCATCTTCTCTTCCAGGCGCCCAACGTCTGCCTCGTCGATTTCCGCCAAGACCTGCATCTTCCGCAGATCCTGAGCGATCACGAAGAGCACGGGCGCGGAGAAGCTGGCTGCCACGGTCTGGCCTGGATCTACCGAGCGATTGATCACGACCCCGTCGATGGGGGAGTAGATCTTCGCGTAGGCGAGCGTGGTCTGCGCGCTGCTCAACTGCGCGCGGATCTGCCCGATCTGCGCTTGCGCGGCGGCAACGTCCGCCTTGGCGACGTCTCGAGTGCCCTTGATTTGATCGAGTTCTGCCTGGGAGGAGAGCCCCGAATCGAAGAGCTTTTGCGCGCGCTTCAGGTTCGCCTCCGCGGTGGTCAAGCTGGCCTTGGAGCGCTGCAGCGCGGCCTTCGAAGCCTTCAGTTGCGCACCGCTCTGGCTCACTTGGGCGCCGTAGAGTTGGGGGTCGATCTCCGCCAGCAAGTCGCCTTTCTCCACCTTCGAGTTGAAGTCGACCAACACCTTCACCACGCGCCCCGAGACTTGAGCACCCACCTGCACTTCGGTGAGCGGCTTGACGTTGCCCGTCGACTGCACCTGCTCGACCACGTCGCGCTTCTCCAAGGCCTTGAGTTCGAAGCGCGGTTGGGGGGGAGGAGCACCCAAAGACTTGTAAATGCGAAAGCCAACGAACAGGGCGATCACGCCAAACACCAATAGCCCGCGGCGCAGCCAGCGCCTGAGTCCTTGCGCCCGTAGCTCCCGCTCGAGTTCCCGCACCGTGTCGTCCACGGTGCCGCCGGCGGCTTGCGGCTCGGTCGTCTCGCTCACTGTCATCGTTCTTCCATCTCAGATCGCACCCCGCCCAATAGCTAGGTCAAGCGGGCGGTCTCGCCCAGCGCGGAAACTCCCGGCGAGGCCAGTTTGCTTCCCGCACGCGTACTTCTCCCCAGGTGCAGTGCTTATTCGCTCGCCTTTGCGCATTCTTGCGCGGCTTGGCTGGCGCATGCCCTATCACACGCCCGGCCGGAGACGGAAAGCACTCTCGAGGACCTGTGAATGCATAGCGGAACCATCACGGAGCTGGACCCGTATGACTCGTTGGGCTGGATCGAGCTCGACACGGGGGAGCGAGTCCGCTTCGGCGGCACGTCACTGAGCGGCTTTCAATCACTGCCAGGGCCGGGAACTCGAGTTTGGGTGGAAGGCACCGTTCCCGGCTTCCGTGGCGTGCCCAAGGCAACGCGCGTGTTGCCTGCGCCGCTTCAGTCAGGCGGCAGCGTCGAGCCAGGCGAGCCCGATGCCCAAGCCAGATCGCATTCGACATTCGTGGCGGAGCACCCGCGCTGGAGCGATTTGGACCAAGTGTGGCTGCGTCCACAGGTCGATGCCAAGCCGCTCTGGCTCCCACCTCAGAGCCTGTTCGCCCCGTGGCATGCTGAGCTCGTCGCGTCGACACCAGTCATCACGCCCTTGAGCGTACCGAACTACCGCGCACCGGACCTTTGTGAACCGACTCCCCACACCTGCGTCGCCCAGGGCCTCGTTGCGTTCCTGGAACAGCCTGAGTGGCCCGCGTGCGGCCGCTGCGGGAAGCCGCTCGAACACTGCATCCAGCTGACGCCAGCAGTGATGTTGCCGTGGGGAGGCAACGGAAGAGGCTTCGTCGCGATGTTCTGCTTCGAGTGTGGAATTCAGCACCGCGAGGACCCACGCGTGCTCTTCACGGCGTTCGTCGAGCCACGCCTGCGAGTGACCCGCGGGGCCGCGCCTACAGCGGCCAGCACTCCGATGCTTGGCAGTCGCCGGGTGGAGCCGCGCCCGGCCGCGCGTCAGCCCCACAGCACGCTCTGGTATCGTTACCGCTCGGAAGTGAACCCTGACTGCGCCGCGAGCGCTCTCTTCGGTTACGAAGAATCCGTGCGGCTCAGCGACCTCCCCGACGGTTGGGCAGGCGGCGTCGACCCCGATGATTTCGAGCTACCCTTGGGATCTGAGGACGTGTCTGACTTGTTCGAGGGGTGGATGAAGTTGGCTCGGGGCACCGCTGGCTGGGCCGGAGCGGCGCTTGGTGGTGCGCCGAACTGGGACCAGGGCGACGCCACGCCGAGCTGTCACGGCCCGATGCGCCAGCTCCTCGAGTACGACGGGGGTCAGTTCCTCGACGGAGCCCTCCACGTGTTCCAGTGCAGCCAGTGCTCGGATCTGCGTTCGGTGGTGGAGTTCTAGGGACGTAAAGGTGACCCGCTCGTCCTCAAATTGAAGTGATGCGGCCGAGCCGGCGGCGACAGTGCTTTCGCTGCCCCGGACGGCTCCACTGTGAGCGGAATCTCAAATCATTGAAATTCTCTCCAAAGGTTTCCGAGGCGCTCACTGTCCAATCGCTTGGTGCTCAACTATCGTCAGCCGCAACCCGTTGGGAGGCCACGACAGGGGTCACCCACTCCCTGCGGCCATCGTCGCCAAGTCCAGATCGCCACTCGCTCGTTCCGCTCCGTTGCGGCTCGAATGAGAACCCGCTCAACCTGTAACTTCGCCGGTGACCGTGCATGTATCTCGCGCACAAACGCATGCCCCAAAGGACGGATCGCGAGCTCGTCGACGCAGCTAGGGAGGGCGACGCAGAGGCGTTCGGCACCTTCGTGCGGCGACACCAGAAACGCATCTATCGTCTCGCTGCACATATGCTGCGAGATGCTGCGGAGGCGGAAGACGTCACGCAGGATGCGTTTGTTCGCGCCTATCGAGCGCTCGACCGCTTCGACGGTCGCAGCGAACCGTTCACGTGGCTCTATCGCATCGCCGTGAACCTCTCCCTGAACACGATTCGCTCCCGCAAGACCCGGCGTACCGGGCCTAGCGTGGACGACCCACGCGTCGAAGGCGCGATGGTCGAGACGCGAGTGACCATCGGTAACCCAGCGGAGCTCACCGCGGATCGCCAAGCTGCCCAGGTCCTCGCCGAGGGCCTCGACAGCCTCAGCGAAACACTCCGGGTGACTTTGATCTTGGTCACTGTGGACGGGCTAAGTCACGGAGAGGCCGCGGAAATCCTCGGTTGCCCGGAGGGCACCATTGCCTGGCGCGTGCACGAAGCGCGCAAGAAGCTGCAAACGTTTCTCGAGAAACGGGGTCACACACGGGAGGCGGAGTGATGTCAGACGACGCCAAACTCCCGGATCCCATGGAAGCACTACTTAGCGCCTGGCCAGTGGCGCACCGACCCGAACTTGATTGGGAAGCCTTCGCAGATGCGACGGTGACTCACGCATTCGCAGACGACCACCCCGTTGCAGACGACTTGCTCGGTGCCCCACCCCTCGAGCCTGAGGAGGGTGAGCCAAGCAAGCCCCGGCTCGCCGCCTTGCCGAGCTTGGACGACGAGGAACTCAGCCTGACCGATATCGCGAAGGCGAGCTTGGAGGACGACGATCCCGAAGAGGCGCGGGAGCTCGCACAGCTGGCGTTTAGCCATGCTCACCGCGAGCGCGTGAGCCGGCCTTCGTATCCAGACGTCCCGCGCACCAGTGAAATCCGGGCAACGCCGCGTCCGCCCATCCCGGTGGAGAACCCCGCTCCACAGGCGGATGTCGTGCCGCTCGAGAGCACGGGACGCGGACAGCGAGGTGGCGGAGGGCGCTGGGGCATCGCAGTCGCCGTGCTCGGCATCGCCGCTGCAGCGGCGATGATCGTGTTCCGTCCCAGCCAGGGCAGCGAGTCGGCTACGGCAGCAGCGCCGCCAATCTCGATCCCGACGGAAACGAACGGTGGCTCTGCCAAGGGAGGAGCCGGCGAGCAGGAAGTGGCGATTACTCCCCAAGGGACGGTCGCACCGCCCTCGCTCACCGTGGAGGAGCTGAAGCCCGAAGCTCCAAGCGCGCCGAGGCTCGCGGTGACCGCGGCCAAGCCAGCCGCGGCGGCCCCAACACCGGTCGCAACGCAGGCCGCGCCCGAGCAGGAGGAGCCCGACGATCCACGTTTGGTCCCGGCGTCTCAGGCAGGCAACGTGCCCCTCGAACCATCCACCGGCGCCGCGCTCGCGGCTGTGGGGCGCGTGATGGGCGGGGCGAAGGCTTGCGTCGCAGGTCACTCTGGCCCGAGCAACGCGACCATCACCTTTGGCTCGGACGGTAAGGTGCAATCCGTTGGCATCAGCGGTCCCGCCGCGGGCACCGCCGCGGAGAGCTGCATTCGCAGCGCCCTGTCGGGCGCTCGGGTGGCCCCGTTCGCCAAGCCGACTTTCACCGTGCGGGTCCCGATCCGTCCCTAGCGGCCCCGTTGGAGCTGGATTGCGCGGCAAATCGCAAGCGACGCGTTGACAAGCCCCGGGTCTTCGCCCATATTCCCGGCCCCTTCGCGCCCGGCCCGAGGTTTTGGGCGGCGCTAGTTAGGAAAAAGTCATGGTTTCAGCGACTCAGCAGACCGAGCGTCGGCGCTCCATTCGGGCTCGCAAGGCGGGCACCAAAACCGCCAAGGCGCGTGCAAAGTCAGGCACGCCCGCGTTCGCCGTTCATCCCGAGGGTTACGACCCCAAAGCGCCGGATGCGAAGCCGGCCAAGTCAGAGTGAGATTCTAGATGGCAAATCACGCATCAGCCGCAAAGCGCAACCGTCAGACCATCAAGCGCACCGAGCGCAACAAGGCGCTTCGCAGCGCACTTCGCACTTCGGTCAAGAAGGCGCGCAGCGCGCTCGAGGCCGGACAGGCTGCCGAGGCGAAGCCGTTGGTTCTGGCTGCGAGCAGCTTCCTCGCGCGGGCCGCGAGCAAGGGTATCATTCACCTGAAGAACGCTTCGCGCACTACGAGCCGCCTCCAGGCGCACCTCGCGAAGCTCGGCTGAGAGTCGCGCTCTAGTTCGCGACCAAGCGAAATCGCCGGCCCTGTGATGGGGTCGGCTTTTTGCGTTTCTGCCAGCTCGCTTATCCTTTCGGAAAAGCCGACTGTATCCGCGCGGCAAATCCCGAGCGACAGGGGTGACAGGGCGACAGGGCGACAGGGCGACAGGGCGACAGGGCGACAGGAGCGGTGTTTAGGGCACGCAGCCGCCAAGCAGCGTGCCCTCCCCCCAAAAACAGGCAACGCTGGCTGGATGGTCCGGGCATTCCAGTCACAGCGGTAAGAACGCGAGCTGGGACAGCGAAAGCTATCCCGTCCAACTTCGAAGCTTACTTTGAACAGCTGTCTGCCCTCCGGGCACTCACCCTCACCGCGTCCGCCGCTCCCCGATGGCACCTTCGGGCTCTATGGCTTTCTCCTGCGCGCTCGCACTGCGCGTACTGAGGCCCCGCTCCCGGCGACGCACGGAGGTTCATGGCAAGCCCCCTTCCTGCGCTGGAGAAGCCTGTCAGTGTCGCTCGATCCACGAACCCAGCAATCCGTAAGCCATTTCGTTGGAAGTTCGCGGAGCGTGCTACGCTGTGGACCCACCGAGCTCAGACCGAGACGCGCCGAATGAACGCGAACGACACACCGCCTGACTCGCTGGTCGGGAGCCTGATCGACCGAAAATATCGGATCGAACGCTGCATCGGACGCGGCGGTATGGGAGCGGTGTACGAGGCGACCAACGTCGCCATCGGCAAGCGCGTCGCACTCAAGTTCCTCGAGGTGAGCGATGGCGCCGCCGATCGCGACGCGGTGGTGCGTTTTCAACGCGAGGCAGAGGCCGCCAGCGCCGTCGAGAGCGGGCACATCGTCCAGATCTTCGACTCCGGCACCACGGAGGACGATCGCCCCTACTTGGTGATGGAGCTCTTGCGCGGTGAGGACCTGCGGCAGCGCATGAAGCGCGTGGGCAAGCTGCCGGAGAGCGACGTCATCCACATCACGATGCAGACGCTCCGAGCGCTCGTGCGCGCCCACGAAGCCGGCATCGTTCATCGCGATCTCAAACCCGATAACCTCTTTCTCGACTCTCGAGACGACGACCCATTGTTCGTGAAGGTGGTCGACTTCGGGATCTCCAAGGTCACCCAAACCCGAGCGACGAACAACACGCTCACCCGTCGGGGCACGGTACTTGGAACCGCGTACTACATGGCTCCCGAGCAGGCCCAGGCTTTCCCCGACATCGATGGGCGAGCCGATCTCTACAGCCTTGGAGCCATCTGCTACGAGGCGCTCACCGGCGACGCGCCTCACAGCGGCGGGAGCTACGAAGCCATTCTGGTCAAGGCGTGCACACAAGACGCACCGGATGTGCGAGGCAAGGCTCCCGACGTCAGCGAAGCGTTCGCCAAGGTGATCGCTAAAGCGCTCGCTCGCGAGCGCGCCGATCGCTTTCAAGACGCGCGAGAGTTCCTCGACGCTCTAATCGATGCCTGCCCCGACTTGGTGCGCAGCGGGCCCGTGGTGCTCAGGAGCTCTCGGCCTGAGGTAGCGCCGGGGCAGACCGCAGTGGTGACTGCTGGCGGCACTGCGGTGCCGACCCCACGCCAGGATCGCGCCACCCGTCGCACCTGGGTTGCCGCGTTGGTGGCTGCCCTGGGTGCCTTCGCCATCACGGTCTTGCTGATGGCCCGCAGTCGCCCCGAGGCGGACGCCGAGCCCGCGCAACCGGCGCCCGGCTCCACGTTACCGGTGGCTGCCGCATCCGAAGCTCCCATCACTGCGCCTGAGAGCAGCACTGCGCCTGAGGTCACCCCGGAGCCCGAATCCTCCGCTTCTGCGGCGCCATCGGCGAGTGCAGAACCCGCGACCGACGCCCCTGAGAAGCCCGTGGCTGAGAAACCAACGCCGAAAGTTGGCAAGCCCCGCCCCACCAACATCCAGGGGACCAAGCCGCCAACCGTCCCGCCAAAGGGCACGTCCGGCGTCGCGACTGGGCTGACACTCAATCCCGAAGAGCCCTGACTCGGGCCGTTCCAGCTGCTGCTTCGGGGGGCCCTGAATCCTGAGGTATTACCGAAGCTGAACGCATGGTACGAAGCGGACTGCTCAGGTGATGCGTCGGAAGCTCGTCCTCCTCGGTTTGCTGGCTGCTTGTGCGGCACCCAGCGTGGCTCTCGCTGCCCCTAAAGACAAAAGCGTCTCGGACAGCGATCGCGAGTCTTCGCGCGTGCACTTCCGCAAGGGCATCAAGCTGTTCCAGGACGGCAACTTCGTGGGGGCGCTCGCTGAGTTTCAGGCCTCCTACAAGCTGAAGCCCGCGGGCTCGACGCTGCAGAACATCGCCCTCTGCCAGAAGCAGCTGTTCCGCTACGCCGAGGCGGCAGAGACCCTGGCTGATCTGCTGAAGCTCCACAGCGCTGAGCTCAACGACGGCGAAAAGACCGCCGTCCGGCAGACCATGGAGGAGCTCGAAGGACTCGTGGGGCGGGTCTCCATCAGCGTTGTTCCCGCGAGCGCCAAGGTCAGTGTGGATGGGCGCATCTTGAGCGCAGAGCAACTCGCGGAACCGATTCGCCTCAACGTCGGCGAGCATCGCATCCGCGCGGAAGCGCCTGGCTATGCACCAATCGACCAAACCGTGCGCATTGCCAGTGGAGACGCGGCGAAGCCATTCAACTTCGAGTTGCGCGCAGTAAAAGGCTTTGTGGAAATCCACGCGAGCGACCCAGCTGCGGCGATCGCCATCGATGGCCAGGCGATGGCCTACGAGCGCTACAGCGGTCCGGTAGAGCCAGGGAAGCGCCTGGTACAGGTCTACAAGGGCGAGAACGAGCTGTTCGCCAAATGGGTGGATATCGAGGTCGGCCGCACGGTGCGCATCGACGCCGACGTAGGCAAGGGCGACGGCAAGCCTCCGGTGATCGTCGATCGTGCACCGGAAGCGCCTCCCACCAAGCCGCCTCCCCCGGAGCAACGCGGCTGGTATGGCCTCGTGAGCTTGAACGCCTTGGGCTTGAGCGCCAACCCATCGCTCTTCGACAGCAACACGGACAACGCCGGTGGCGGTTCGTTCGGGGTCCATGGCGGCTACCGCGTGTGGAGCCCGATTGGCATCGAGGCCTTGATCGAAGGCGCACGTCACAACGTCGAGACGTGCGTGAAGGACGTCTCTGACTGCTCGGATCAGCCCAGTAGCAAGCGTGAGTACTCCCTCAACTCTTTCCGCTTGGGAACCAACCTGCGGCTCTTCAGCAGCGGGCAAAAGCTGCGCTTCTCCGGTGCGCTTGGCTTCGGCGTGGTGCGCCAAGCGCTCGAGCTCAAATCGACGGGCGACTTCCAGGGTGGGAGCGCAGCGGGCTTCGACTCCTACTTCATGATTGAACTCGGCGCTCAGTACAACGCCGGCCACTGGCTCTTCGGGCTCGCAGCCCTCGGCTATTTCAACGGCACCTCGGGTATCAACGACGAGACCATCAATGGTCAGCGCGTCTACGAACAGAACGGCCTCGTCACCGGTGGCATCGGCATTCGGGTGGGTTGGAGCGCCTGGGAACCGAACTGAGACCCCACGTCACAACCCACGGTCGCATTTCCCCATAGAATTTAGCGGGGCGCGGTTACTCAATCCCCACGTCGCCTCGCGTTTTTCTTGGGGGAGGTCCGCCGCTCACGCGCCGCAAAACAGCGCGCGAAACGTCCCTCCCTCACCCCCAAATCCGCAGCACTTGAACGCGAAGCACCCCGGGTGACGCTGTGCGTCGACGCGTGTGCTCGGATGTTCGAAGCTGAAACGCCTGGAAAGCAGCCGCTTGTCCGAGAATGCAACAAGCCGCGAGTGGGGCAACGCGGGTACGAAACCAGGGGGAAACTCGGGTACCATCCAGCCCCATGAGTGACGCGATTGGTAAGTTCTCCGGAGAGAGCCGGCGCTTCGAGCCGCCGGAAGCATTCAAGAAGCAAGCGCGGGTGGGGTCCCTCGAAGACTACCAACGTCTGTATCGCGAGAGCCTCGACGAGCCCGAAAAGTTCTGGCGCCGCGAGACCTCGGAGCTGGTGTTCAAGAAGCCTTGGACGAAGCTCGTCGAGTGGGATGCGCCGTTCGTGAAATGGTTCTCCGACGGAACCTTGAACATCACCGAGACCTGCCTCGATCGCCACCTTGATACCCCACGGAAAGACAAGGCGGCGCTGATCTGGGAGAGCGAGCCTGGCGAGACCCAGACTATCAGCTACGCGGAGCTCCACGCACAGGTCGTGGCTTTCGCGGCCGCGTTGAAGAAGCTCGGCGTACAGAAAGGCGACCGCGTCGCGATCTACATGGGCATGGTCCCGGAGGTGGTGGTGGGCATGCTCGCCTGCGCGCGCATCGGCGCCCCCCACAGCGTGGTATTCGGTGGCTTCGCAGCGGACGCTCTTCGGGATCGCATCAACGACTGCGGCGCCAAGGTGGTGCTGACCCAGGACGGCGCTTTACGGCGTGGCAGCGTGGTGCCCCTCAAAGAGACAGTGGATCACGCCGTGCATCAGACGCCTTCCGTCGAACACGTCGTGGTGTATCGGCGCCTGCCGGAGCGCTGCGAGATCGAGATGCTCGAAGGTCGCGACGTCGACTGGTACGAGGCGGTCAAGGCAGCGAACCCAGCGAGTGCCGCGGAGGCCACCGAGGTAGAGGCGGAGCACCCGCTGTTCATCCTCTACACGTCTGGTTCCACCGGGAAACCAAAGGGCGTATTGCACACCACCGCAGGCTACCTGGCGGGCACCCACGTCACGACCAAGTACGCGTTCGACCTACAAGAGGACGACGTGTACTGGTGTACTGCGGACGTTGGTTGGATCACCGGACACAGCTACATCGTCTACGGCCCGCTCTCGAACGGCGCGACCTGCGTGATGTACGAAGGCGCGCCGAATCAGCCCGATTGGGGCCGCTTCTGGCAGCTGATCGACAAGCACCAGGTGACCATCCTCTACACCGCTCCAACGGCCATTCGCGCGTTCATCAAGGCCGGCGACGACTGGGTGCGCAAGGCGAAGCTCGATAGCTTGCGCCTGCTCGGCACCGTGGGTGAGCCGATCAACCCAGAAGCTTGGATCTGGTACCACAAGGAAGTGGGCAAGGAGCGCTGCCCGATCATCGACACCTGGTGGCAGACGGAGACCGGCGGCATCATGATGACGACGCTCCCCGGCGCGGCAGCGGCGCAGCCAGGCTCTTGCGGCTTGCCGTTCTTCGGTGTGGAGCCCGCGGTAGTGACGCGAGAGAACGAAGACGTGCCCGCCGGCAGCTCTGGCTTGCTCGTCGTGCGCCGCCCCTGGCCCAGCATGCTGCGCACGGTTTGGGGAGACGATGAGCGCTACGTGAAGCAATACTGGAGTGACATCCAAGGGTGCTACTTCACCGGTGACGGCGCGAACCGCGATAAGGACAACTACTTCACGGTGATCGGTCGCATCGACGACGTGCTCAACGTCAGCGGGCACCGCATCGGGACGGCGGAGATAGAGAGCGCCCTGGTGAGTCACCCGTCCGTCGCCGAAGCAGCCGCCGTGGCACGTCCCGACGACCTAACGGGACAAGCGCTCGTGGTCTTCGTCACGCTCAAGCCCGGCTACACGCCGAGCCCCGAGCTTGGCACCCAGCTGAAAGCCCACGTCGGCGAAGAAATCGGTAAGTTCGCGCGCCCGGCGGAGGTGCGCTTTGCTGACGCACTGCCGAAGACGCGCAGCGGCAAGATCATGCGTCGCCTGCTCAAGGACGTAGCCGCGGGTCGAGAGACCCAGGGCGACATGTCCACGCTGGAAGATTTGTCGGTGATCGCGAAGCTCCGCGGTGACGACGAGTGAGCCCGAACTGGACCTGACCGAGCGGCAATACTGACGCCGCCTGAGCGTACGCCGAGTGTTTCCTCCAGGAGATGCTCGGCGTTCGCGCCTAGTCCCCGCCGCTAGCGGTCGGTATATGAGTAGCGCGCGCTGTAGTTCATGAAGCCACTTCCGGTTCCAGTTCCAGAGGCGGTCATTGGTCCCTTCATCGTGATCAGCAACAGCCGAGAAGTCGCCACGTCGAGTTCGAGACTCCCGCTCAGCTTGGCCGCGATCTTCACCGGTCCGCGGTCGTCTCGGATGTCGAGGCTCATGTCGAAGGTAGCAACCTTCGACCCGCCTTGGTTCTGGGTTCCGGTGTACGTCAGGGTGCCGGTGTCGAGGGTGGTGCCAGAAGGCACCAGGCTAGGCGGCAGCGGCACCGACTGACCCACCTTGAACTCAGACTCTGGCAAGAAGGACACCGGTCCAATCCCCAGGTCGTCATCACTCACGTCTTTGAGCTGAGCCGCGGTAGGAGCCTGCCCCGCGGCCGTCGTGATCGCCTTTTCCCCACGGCTCAGGTCGACGATGAAGGTCTGCCCTTGCGCCGGACTCGTTTCCGCCTTGCCGTTGGTCTCGCTACGTTGAATCACGTACTCGACCTGCATGCGAGTCGGAGCGTTCCCATTCACGGCGAGCACCTGGACGCGCCGCTGGGACGAACCGCGTACCTTGACTGGGTTCCCGTTCGCCTTGAGATCGATCTCCATCTCCTCACGGATTTGCGCCTGATCTCCGACTACTGGTGTGCGCAAGGCACCGCCGGTGGCTGGCGCAGCGGCGTTCGTGCTGGATCCGCTGCCGCTGGTCGCAATCAGCACCACAGCGACGACGAGCACCACGAGTACGA
This Polyangiaceae bacterium DNA region includes the following protein-coding sequences:
- a CDS encoding efflux RND transporter periplasmic adaptor subunit, whose translation is MTVSETTEPQAAGGTVDDTVRELERELRAQGLRRWLRRGLLVFGVIALFVGFRIYKSLGAPPPQPRFELKALEKRDVVEQVQSTGNVKPLTEVQVGAQVSGRVVKVLVDFNSKVEKGDLLAEIDPQLYGAQVSQSGAQLKASKAALQRSKASLTTAEANLKRAQKLFDSGLSSQAELDQIKGTRDVAKADVAAAQAQIGQIRAQLSSAQTTLAYAKIYSPIDGVVINRSVDPGQTVAASFSAPVLFVIAQDLRKMQVLAEIDEADVGRLEEKMKAEVVVDAFPGEKFSGKVSQVRYSPNNVQGVVTYSAVIDVDNPDLKLRPGMTATVTIRTREAMGAIAIPNAALRFRPLEAGEPGQPPKPVVPKTPLEPNQGRLYLVGESVPVGQETFKEQIVDIGITDGVWTVLKSDQLQPGAEVIIEQRDAKQEKGFKLF
- a CDS encoding sigma-70 family RNA polymerase sigma factor; this encodes MPQRTDRELVDAAREGDAEAFGTFVRRHQKRIYRLAAHMLRDAAEAEDVTQDAFVRAYRALDRFDGRSEPFTWLYRIAVNLSLNTIRSRKTRRTGPSVDDPRVEGAMVETRVTIGNPAELTADRQAAQVLAEGLDSLSETLRVTLILVTVDGLSHGEAAEILGCPEGTIAWRVHEARKKLQTFLEKRGHTREAE
- the rpsT gene encoding 30S ribosomal protein S20; amino-acid sequence: MANHASAAKRNRQTIKRTERNKALRSALRTSVKKARSALEAGQAAEAKPLVLAASSFLARAASKGIIHLKNASRTTSRLQAHLAKLG
- a CDS encoding serine/threonine protein kinase, with protein sequence MNANDTPPDSLVGSLIDRKYRIERCIGRGGMGAVYEATNVAIGKRVALKFLEVSDGAADRDAVVRFQREAEAASAVESGHIVQIFDSGTTEDDRPYLVMELLRGEDLRQRMKRVGKLPESDVIHITMQTLRALVRAHEAGIVHRDLKPDNLFLDSRDDDPLFVKVVDFGISKVTQTRATNNTLTRRGTVLGTAYYMAPEQAQAFPDIDGRADLYSLGAICYEALTGDAPHSGGSYEAILVKACTQDAPDVRGKAPDVSEAFAKVIAKALARERADRFQDAREFLDALIDACPDLVRSGPVVLRSSRPEVAPGQTAVVTAGGTAVPTPRQDRATRRTWVAALVAALGAFAITVLLMARSRPEADAEPAQPAPGSTLPVAAASEAPITAPESSTAPEVTPEPESSASAAPSASAEPATDAPEKPVAEKPTPKVGKPRPTNIQGTKPPTVPPKGTSGVATGLTLNPEEP
- the acs gene encoding acetate--CoA ligase, producing the protein MSDAIGKFSGESRRFEPPEAFKKQARVGSLEDYQRLYRESLDEPEKFWRRETSELVFKKPWTKLVEWDAPFVKWFSDGTLNITETCLDRHLDTPRKDKAALIWESEPGETQTISYAELHAQVVAFAAALKKLGVQKGDRVAIYMGMVPEVVVGMLACARIGAPHSVVFGGFAADALRDRINDCGAKVVLTQDGALRRGSVVPLKETVDHAVHQTPSVEHVVVYRRLPERCEIEMLEGRDVDWYEAVKAANPASAAEATEVEAEHPLFILYTSGSTGKPKGVLHTTAGYLAGTHVTTKYAFDLQEDDVYWCTADVGWITGHSYIVYGPLSNGATCVMYEGAPNQPDWGRFWQLIDKHQVTILYTAPTAIRAFIKAGDDWVRKAKLDSLRLLGTVGEPINPEAWIWYHKEVGKERCPIIDTWWQTETGGIMMTTLPGAAAAQPGSCGLPFFGVEPAVVTRENEDVPAGSSGLLVVRRPWPSMLRTVWGDDERYVKQYWSDIQGCYFTGDGANRDKDNYFTVIGRIDDVLNVSGHRIGTAEIESALVSHPSVAEAAAVARPDDLTGQALVVFVTLKPGYTPSPELGTQLKAHVGEEIGKFARPAEVRFADALPKTRSGKIMRRLLKDVAAGRETQGDMSTLEDLSVIAKLRGDDE